Proteins encoded within one genomic window of Xiphophorus maculatus strain JP 163 A chromosome 11, X_maculatus-5.0-male, whole genome shotgun sequence:
- the LOC102221574 gene encoding protocadherin-10-like: MSERVLKWLLCYLALFTFCLDEVWGQIRYSIPEELEHGAFVGNIAEDLGLDLDKLSTRRFRIVSGSKKQYVEVNLENGVLFVNERIDREELCEQGLSCSFHLQVVIENPLELYRVEIEILDVNDNSPSFPWTEINLDISESAAPGSRFPLESAQDLDVGSNSLRTYLLSVNEHFHLDIQTRSDGSKFAELVLQTPLDREQQSAHQMVLTAVDGGTPERSGTAQIYITVLDANDNAPVFDQSFYRVRLAENAPKGTVVIKLNASDQDEGPNADIAYSFSGHAPLKVRQLFSVDPRTGEIKVKGVIDYEKARMHEIYVQAKDKGPSAVAVHCKVLVNVLDKNDNLPEVILTSVSTPVQEDAPPGTVIAVISVMDKDSGENGNVDCEIPHHVPFQLHSSFKNYYTLVTSDFLDRESVADYNITVTARDMGSPPLFTRKTIIVQVSDVNDNAPRFKQPSYTVYLTENNAPGASVCSVTAKDPDSGQNAYLSYSILEGDIQGMPVSTYVSINSDSGNIYALRSFDHEQLKHFQVTVQAQDAGFPPLSSNVSVSIFILDQNDNAPVIVSPVTQNGTAPNENVPRSVDAGYLVAKINAADADAGQNSRLFYQMLQATDPSLFSVALYTGEIRTMRQIEEKEPTRHRLVILVKDNGQPPLSATVSIILSVVDSLSDLQPDLGDRSQSPHHSSSFTLYLIMALGAVSFTFLLAIIVLVAARRLKGRVDSKTSGLPSIGGCCGCCSHSQLASSNTNTTTTTTEVFKKSNLNVRMSAASASGCAEASGGAHPQVYCYKMCLTPESSKSDFMFLKPCSPVLSVQQNNTKSTDYLTSSWSTLEHNELSNNRAATPNELKYLHKNLTWTKNQRNSAYKRYSSDNMEGTLSRQPKCDPDGFACTVAPQYWTWGNQMNDCKRSLQEEAPPNCSWTPKHAQLHSEGADYQHNVYIPGTPSGYSTLKLTPRGDLDVYNTFSTFGKKKKFISNYEQTFDADDGVMSNSIFK, translated from the exons ATGAGTGAACGAGTCTTGAAATGGCTCCTGTGCTATTTGGCTCTGTTCACTTTTTGCCTTGACGAAGTGTGGGGACAGATCCGCTACTCTAtcccagaggagctggaacaCGGGGCTTTCGTGGGCAACATCGCGGAGGACCTGGGCTTGGATCTGGACAAGCTGTCCACGCGCAGATTCCGCATAGTGTCCGGCTCCAAGAAGCAGTACGTGGAGGTCAACTTGGAGAACGGCGTCCTGTTTGTCAACGAGAGAATCGACCGAGAAGAATTGTGCGAGCAGGGTTTGTCCTGTTCCTTCCACTTGCAAGTTGTGATAGAAAACCCTCTGGAGCTGTACAGGGTGGAGATCGAGATTCTGGACGTGAACGACAACTCCCCGAGCTTCCCCTGGACCGAGATCAACCTGGACATCTCAGAATCTGCTGCGCCCGGATCGCGTTTCCCTTTGGAGAGCGCGCAGGACCTGGACGTGGGATCCAACTCGCTGCGCACCTACTTGCTGAGCGTAAACGAGCACTTCCACCTGGACATCCAGACGCGCAGCGACGGGAGCAAGTTCGCGGAGCTGGTCCTGCAAACCCCGCTGGACCGGGAGCAGCAGAGCGCCCATCAGATGGTGCTGACCGCCGTGGACGGAGGGACACCGGAGAGGTCAGGCACCGCGCAAATCTACATCACGGTGTTGGACGCGAACGACAACGCGCCGGTGTTCGACCAGTCGTTTTACAGAGTGAGGCTGGCGGAAAATGCGCCAAAAGGCACGGTGGTGATAAAGCTCAACGCGTCGGACCAGGACGAGGGTCCGAACGCGGACATCGCATACTCCTTCAGCGGCCACGCACCCTTAAAGGTGCGCCAGCTTTTCAGCGTGGACCCACGCACGGGAGAGATCAAAGTGAAAGGCGTGATCGATTACGAGAAGGCAAGGATGCACGAAATTTACGTGCAGGCGAAAGATAAGGGTCCCTCCGCCGTGGCGGTCCACTGCAAAGTCCTCGTCAATGTCCTGGACAAGAACGACAACCTGCCGGAGGTCATACTGACCTCGGTATCCACACCTGTGCAGGAGGACGCGCCGCCCGGAACGGTGATAGCCGTCATCAGTGTGATGGATAAAGACTCGGGGGAGAATGGCAACGTGGACTGCGAGATTCCGCACCACGTCCCGTTCCAGCTCCACTCCTCCTTCAAGAACTACTACACCTTAGTGACCTCAGACTTTCTGGATAGAGAGTCTGTGGCAGATTACAACATCACCGTCACTGCCAGAGATATGGGTTCTCCTCCTTTGTTCACAAGGAAAACAATCATCGTTCAGGTGTCCGACGTGAATGACAATGCGCCTCGTTTCAAACAGCCGTCCTACACAGTTTACCTCACTGAGAACAACGCACCGGGAGCGTCCGTCTGCTCCGTGACCGCAAAGGACCCAGACTCGGGTCAGAATGCGTACTTATCGTATTCTATTCTGGAAGGAGACATACAAGGGATGCCGGTGTCCACGTATGTGTCCATAAACTCGGACAGCGGGAACATTTACGCGCTGCGCTCCTTCGATCacgagcagctgaaacacttccAGGTTACAGTGCAGGCTCAGGACGCGGGGTTCCCCCCTCTGAGCAGCAACGTCTCGGTCAGCATCTTTATCTTGGACCAAAACGACAACGCGCCCGTGATCGTGTCCCCCGTTACGCAGAACGGCACCGCGCCGAACGAAAACGTGCCCAGATCGGTGGACGCTGGCTACCTGGTGGCTAAGATCAACGCGGCAGACGCAGACGCGGGTCAGAACTCGCGCCTTTTTTATCAAATGCTCCAGGCCACGGATCCCAGCTTGTTCAGCGTGGCTCTGTACACAGGGGAGATCAGGACGATGCGCCAGATAGAGGAGAAAGAGCCCACCAGGCACAGGCTGGTCATTCTGGTGAAGGACAATGGTCAGCCGCCCCTCTCGGCCACGGTTTCCATCATTTTGTCAGTAGTTGACAGCCTGTCAGATTTACAGCCTGATTTGGGTGACCGGTCACAGAGCCCGCATCACAGCTCCAGCTTCACTCTGTACTTAATCATGGCTCTGGGTGCAGTCTCCTTCACATTCCTGCTGGCCATCATCGTCCTCGTCGCAGCGAGGAGACTGAAGGGCAGAGTGGACAGCAAGACGTCCGGCCTCCCCTCCATCGGCGGCTGCTGCGGTTGTTGTTCCCATTCACAGCTGGCCTCCTCCAACAccaacaccaccaccaccaccacagaGGTTTTCAAAAAGTCCAACCTGAACGTTCGCATGTCCGCTGCAAGTGCGTCAGGTTGCGCGGAGGCGAGCGGCGGCGCGCACCCGCAGGTGTACTGCTACAAAATGTGCCTGACCCCGGAGTCATCCAAAAGTGACTTTATGTTCCTCAAACCTTGCAGTCCGGTTCTGTCAGTTCAGCAGAACAACACCAAGAGCACGGACTACCTGACCTCCAGTTGGAGCACGCTGGAGCACAATGAGCTGTCCAACAACAGAGCAGCGACCCCGAATGAG CTCAAGTATTTGCATAAGAACTTGACTTGGACCAAGAATCAGCGTAACTCAGCTTACAAAAG atatagcTCAGATAATATGGAGGGAACTCTTTCAAGGCAGCCAAAGTGTGACCCTGATGGTTTCGCCTGCACTGTGGCGCCACAGTACTGGACTTGGGGAAACCAAATGAACG actgCAAGAGATCTCTTCAAGAGGAAGCGCCTCCTAACTGCTCGTGGACTCCGAAGCACGCTCAGCTTCATTCGGAGGGAGCGGATTATCAGCACAACGTTTACATTCCCGGAACGCCGTCCGGCTACAGCACGCTGAAGCTGACGCCCAGAGGAGACCTGGATGTCTACAACACCTTCTCCACCTTtggcaagaaaaagaaattcatcTCCAACTACGAGCAAACTTTTGACGCGGACGACGGTGTCATGAGCAATTCTATTTTCAAATGA